The Rhodamnia argentea isolate NSW1041297 chromosome 7, ASM2092103v1, whole genome shotgun sequence genome contains the following window.
GATCTACCACCATGATTTGAGCCGTGTGAACCAGTGGTTTTAGAGCACGTCAAACGAAAGAGTCACGAGTCATAAAAGTAAACAACATTGATAAATTTGACTTTTAACTAAGCTGTCAAATATCCTCGGAACACCGCCACGTGTCCGCGTGGGTACCGACTACTCAAAACTTGTATTTTCCCATGAAGCCACTAGAAAGAATGTCTCTCTAGGGCAACGAAAAAGAGGCCCAAGCACCggtttggataattttctttgtttgaaatGCTGAGTGTGAATACTATAGTAAGACTTGCGTTTAGGAATTGCCATCTATCCGGTAACCCCTAAATCCCCGGATGCCACCCGTgagaagtcattttttttatttttaattcgaGTATGAAGATTGGAGAAGACAAAGAATGTTTATTTTGACTAATAATGACTCAGAATGTCGCTCATGAGTCGGAGAGAGTTTTAGGTATGCTCTCAAAATGAGAACTTGATCGTGTTTTCATTCGCTTGGATAGATAGGTATGGCATGCTTCATGAGCACCTTCCGATATTTTCGCAGATCAACTTAGGGCAGACTAATTTCAGCTGGTCTACCTATACACATCTCAAGATGAGTTTACATTCCAAGTGGATAAGGAGCCATCTTCACTCTTTTTTAAGCAAAAGAGACAACAAATACAGATGATGAAATCGAAGAGGAAAGAACGAAATAGGAAGTTAACGTGGTTCAGCCACTGGGACGACGTCCATGGGCGAAGCAGGAAGAACAATTTACTAAGTCAGAATATGAAGTATAACAACAGACAAAAGCTATCGAAAACCTAACATCAAATGTACCTAGTATATCTGAAGCACTCTAAAATATCGAAACTCAATACTTTGAACTAAAACTCGCAAAAAGAATACGCGACCAACTAGCTAGGCCCTAGGctccataaaaaaattcatggaagCCGTATCTCGAATCGTTCATGTACATTAAGGAAAACAAAACCAAGGCATTATCATTGTGTTGAGGAGGAAAACAACATTAAAGTCTTACTTATGTAAAGAGTCATACTAATATGTATAATCAAGTGATCTTATTTGTTAATAATATGTCAACTTGCACCAAATCGAAGTTAATTATTGGAGATAGGATAACTCGTGGACTTTCCTTTTCTCCCCTAAAGGcttcctttgttttgttttgttttttgtttttttttttgggtcatgaGACATGTTACATTTTGTTGGGCAAAGATGGGCCACCTCGGGCCTATAGCTGACTTATAAGCACAAAAAGCGGGTCGAGCCCCATCAAAGATGAAAGATCGCCTCCACTCTTTTAGCTACATGTTTCTTCTCTGCTTTCTAATCTACCAGACCGAGTGTAATTCAAATAATGCACGTTCCTTCCTTGTATACCAAGGAAGAATGCCGCTTAATTTCCAGCGAACCATTGATCTATCTCGTACAATTCTTCTACCATATCGCAGAAAAATCATCTGAAATTGCAGAAACAGAACAACTGGTGGTGGTCATAACACACAATTTATTCATAACTTAGCAGCAGTAGGAAATTGGTAAAGGCAAAGCAATATGTCCCTTGGCCGTTCATAAGAGAGAAGCAAGCTCTCAGAGCCTGGAAGACCCCCTAGGATGATGCACGACGATGTGATTGTAGGCTTCGAGCGTCAGGAAATCATCCAACACCGGCGCAGTGCATTGCCTTGTGAATATCTTGCCAGCCTCCTTGTACATCCCACTCCTGAACTTGTCCTTCCCAACCTCTCTCTCAATCCTGGCCAGCTCTTCCTCCACCACCCTCCCGAACAGATCCAAGCTCGCTCTCACTCCAACCCCATCTCCGTCCAGCTCCACACCGTACTTCAGCCACTGCCAGTTCTGGACTCGGCTGATCTCGGCAGTTGCAGCATCCTCCATGAGATTGTAAAGCGGGACCGACCCCGTCCCTGTGAGCCAGGCTGCCAGGTATTGGATCCCGACCCGAGTGTTGAGCCGGAGACCTTCCATAGTCCGGACCCCTCTCGGCCTCTGAAGGAGGTCTTCATCAGTTATGTTGGCCGCGTCCTCTCTCTTGACCGATTGGATCTGGTGCGGCGCGTTGCCCATTTGATTCTTGAAGACTTCCACACACGTCGGGATTAACCCTGGGTGCGCGGCCCATGTCCCATCATGCCCGGCCCTGACTTCTCTAAGCTTGTCCTTCCGTACTAGTTCCAGCGCCACCTCATTGGCTGCGGGATCATCTCTGATCGGGATTTGAGCCGCCTGTCAGAAAATTAGGACAACAGATTTTCGTTAGACCGATAGCGAAAGGCTCAGCTCTACTTCAGTACTAAAAAGGAATTCCATACCATGCCTCCCATGGCATGAACACCGCGGCGATGGCAAGTCCGGATGAGGAGATCGGAGTAAGACCTCATGAAGTGCTGGGTCATCCCGACCTGAAACCTGTCGGGCAGGAGACGATCGGGGTGAGCCTGGAAGGTCTTGACATAGCTGAAGATGTAGTCCCATCTTCCGCAATTCAAACCGACCGAGTGATCCCTCAGCTCGTACAGGATCTCATCCATCTGGAACACGGCGGGTAGTGTCTCTATCAACACTGTCGCCCTTATGCTCCCTCTCTCAATTCCTGCCATCTTCTCTGCCCTCTCAAAGACGCAGTTCCACATCTTGGCTTCCCTGTGGATCCCAATGCATGAATGCCTTTAGCTAATATTCATGGAAAACTTCCGGAGGCACTCTGGCCTCGCATAGTACAGTAATACAGTTAATAAACCTTGATAAACTAACACAAGAAGGAAATGGACCATGCACCGAGTGTTGTAATGCTAATAGCATCCTATTTCACACAAACCAGGACATTTCATTGTCCATTGAGCGATCACAGACAAACTTACTTTAAACTCGCGGACTAATAGATCATCAAATGTGAAATCATCCCCCGGTCTGCTGTTCGTCAATCCGATCGATGTTTCCCATAGATCGATATGTAAGAACAATCCGTCATGTAAAGTACCTGGAATGCTCCATCTTAGGGAGATAGAAGAAGGGCCCGAACCCCTCACCCTGCGTTTTCCTGAAGGAAGCGTAGTTGTGGAAGAAGTAGAGGCCGAAGTCGACGAGGCAACCGGTCGCAGGCTCGCCGTCGATGAGGATGTGGGACTCGGGCAGGTGCCAACCTCGGGGCCTGACAAAGAGCTTGGCAATCTGGTCATTGAGCTTGTAGACCCTGTTTCGGGCCTCATCGTGGAAGGTTATGGTCCCATCCACCGCATCCTTCAGGCTCACTTGCCCTCTCATCAGGTTCTCCCAGCTCGGGGACAGCGCATCTTCGAAGTCCGCCTGTTTATACGAACGAAGCATGTCATTATCGTAATCACAATAGACTCCCAGACTCGAGCTCTAGCATCAAGTAAGTTCATTATAATTCTCCTAAATGAGTTGGCAATGTCAGATGAGCGTGATGATTCGATAGTGGATTTGAAGATATAGAATTCGCTCACCATGAAAACTTTGGCGCCGGAGTTGAGCGCGTTGATGATCATCTTGCGCTCGACGGGGCCAGTGATCTCCACCCTCCGGTCGGCCACGGCCGGGGGGACCAGCGCGCACGTCCACTCGCTTTCCCTCACGTACCTGGTGGCGGGGTCGAACCCGGGCAGCGCGCCCGCGTTGTAGCGCTGCTTGGCGTCACGACGGCACTCCATGGCGTACTTGATGCGGGCCCTAAACTCCCTCTGCAGATCGGCGACGAACTGCAAGGCGCCCCTGGTGAGGACTTTGGCGAATTGGGCGTCATAACGCCCTCTGATGTCCACTCCCTCAGGGACGTCGAAGCCGGACTCGGTGTTGGCCTTGTTGGTCGCTGGCCCCTGGTATGTGAATGACCCAAGACCCATAATCTTTTTCTCGGGACTGATGGCGCTACTTGGCAAAGTTTCGAACGTCGATGTAAGGAATACAGGTGTTAGGGGTTGTGGAATTATATAGGAACGAAGCAAAGAGGCGAGTGGATAGGTACAGCCAGCGACCAGCGTTACCGTTATGGTCTATATTTGGAGTTTTAATTGGCTTTTATGTACTTTTTCcatcccttttatttttttttatacgggAAAACACCAAAATCATATTCTCTTTAGGCCTAATTACGAATACCATTCGCATGCCTCTAACCAATTTCAAACATAAGAAAGTTCAAATTGCGCTAATTTGCCAACTCAATTTAACATCTTGCTTATCGTTTGAGTGATCGAGTGTTTAGTCGATTTTGGATTGTTTTAAGTGGACTTAAGAATTGTAAAGTATTTCTTTATGAGCAGAATTTAATTGCGATCAAATTATATCCGATCAATAGTGAAGGGGATAAGGATTAATACATGGAATaactttttttatcaaatgcTTAACATCTTCACATACCACATAGCAGTAAATTAGTTTCGCGTACGTTctcttttttcataaaatggaGTCACGCGACGAGCAAATGAAATTTAGCTTGGCATTGTTATGCACTCAGGGCTGCGCAATTTCCAAGTGGGCAGAAGCGATGATAAGGGCTGACGTCTCGAAGTTTGCGCGCGCCTTGGGAGGTGCACCTCGTTTGGATGTGGTGGAAGTATGTGAGTGCTGGCACGTGGCGTGCATGTGGCCGTTCGATGTCCATCGCGGTTCCAGGATGTCCCCCTAGTTTTCGTACCCACCGATTTGATTGCAAGAGATAACATTGAGATGCACGTCTTTTCTGGAGTGACCAATCCACTTTGCCCCTAGGATGATGTGTTCCTGTCCGATTCGATTTCCAATAGATCCGAcccatcacttttttttttttattgtgatgaAAGTCATGCTAAGAATCTAAGTACCTTATGTTTAGGTTTAAGtttatatttatgatttttttatattatttgatCCGATTCGAGTAGAACGATCGGTCCAATTCTCCTCTAGAACCGAAAATAAGACAGACCCTAAtcgttttcaattttatgaaatcgaGACCTGAATGGAATCTCGGGAAAAATTAATCGAATTAGCTAGTTTGATTCAGTCCGGGCAATTTTCGATTCAATCGGTCCATTATGCTTAGCCCAAGTTGTCCCGACAACAAAACCACAATCAAACTTCGAATACAATGGTTTTGATTTTGTAAACTTTCAGATTTTGGGTGCGATTAGGATCAATTCGTCATATTGTAccctaccaaaaaaaatcaaaaatataaagATAAAAATCCTAGGAAATTACTGTCGAAGAGGATCATCCATGTGGGGGAAGTAATACTGGGCCTACCGCGCTGCAATCTTGTTCAGTCGGCCCGTCTATCCAAGGAATAGCCCCAAATATAGTCTGGCCCGTTATGCCAATTAAGGCCCTCAAGCCCAAGTACGACAGAAAAGAAGGCCTAAGCCCATGGTTGTGGTCGAGGGGCTAAAAACATGGATATCACATTATTTGGGGACCAAAATGAAAGAGGACAAATAGGAGCCGCCGACCTTGACATGGACGCGGAACAATAAGAAAGACGCCCCGAGATAAAAGCACTGCCGTCCATCGAGGAACGCACATTAACGCGTTGAGTTGACGAAAATTCTCTAGGGTTTCGTCCTCCTCTCGAAGCATCTTGCGATTGCGATCTACCGATTCTCTTCTTCGCGACGCCTCtcctgtttctctctcttcatcctcCGGTAAGGCTTTCAGTACCTGCGGATTTCGAAGGAGTGACGTCCGAAAGCCCCGTTTCTTCGCATCTAGGTTTTCTGATTCCTTTCCGGTTTCGTTCCTGATTTGTCTGAATCGGTTGCGGTGTCTCTCCTTGCCGATTGGCGTCAGATCTGCAAGTTTCGTTTCGTGTTCTCTCATATATTTTAGATTGCAACTAGGCTCCTAGATGATCTGCTGTTGACcggggggaaagaaaaaaaagtaaaagtggTCGGGCTATTGATTAGGTTCCTTTCGTAGAAGTTGTGTAgtttttctgattctgatttGATTCGGTTTGAAAGGGTGATTCgttcaattatttcaattttactatcgTTTTGGGGATCGTCAGTGTGGGTTTTTGATAAAAGGAGTTGTGGTTGCAAACAATATGGCAACAGGGAAATATCATGTTTCTAGGAGATTGGATTGTTACTCTTCCTCCAGAAGGGATGGTCGCAATACGATTCGCTCAACTTGTCGCGGCGAATTTAGCCAGTCCCGTGGCCATGAAGCTAAGCGGAATGATGGACGCAAGATGGTATCGAAGAATCGAGATAAGGAGCATCACCTCGTTGAGGTGCAGAGTGGTGCCAGATTGTACCAAGATGGTGTACGCCcaacttttgagaaaaagaggAAGTTGTCCCCAATTTTATGGGATGTGGAGGACACGGAAATGTGGATATCTTCCAAGAACAGAGTGGTTTCAGCTGGCACTATTTTAAGCCCGCCCATGGCTACATTTACATTGTCATCAAATGATGAGTCAGGCGGCTGCGTTTTGAACTCCTCTATCTCATTGGATCAGGTACATGGATCTGATCTTCCTATGACTGATCAATCTATATCTCTGAGTGGGTCTGGATGCAAGGCTCTGGCATTGCATCAGGAACCAAGTGAGGGTGGTGATCAAGACGGCAGTATGGTCGAGGATGGAGAATTTGTTCATGAGAGAAACATCTCAATGTCACGATGGGCATCCGATAGTGATTCACCGAGACTTATCTGTGCATCCGACGATGAAGAAATGACTCTGGAGAATAGAGCATTGGTCACAAAAAGGTCAAGTCCAGAGAGTGGGGAGTTTCTTCCAGGAGGCTCTGATCATCGGACCTCGTCCGCTGGATCTGATGAGATTGGGCTGGCTGGTGGAGCAAGTGTAGGTGATTCTGAATACAGTGATCAAGCTGTTGTCATGGATGTTGACCACACTTATCTTGGCAATGCAGATAACAACCAGGATGACACGGATGATGAGAACAATAGAGAGCATCAAGAGTTTGAAGTGTCGTCATTGCCTGCAAGACGAAGTATAAACATGCTTGATTCTTGCAGAAGTGTCTTCGAATATGAAAGACTGAACAAGATCAATGAAGGCACTTATGGTGTTGTCTACCGTGCAAGGGATAGGAAAACAGGGGAAATAGTGGCATTGAAGAAGGTGAAAATGAACAAACAGGACTCTGACGGTGGTTTTCCGCTAACATCATTGAGAGAGATAAACATTTTACTGTCTTTAAATCACCCTTCCGTTGTAGGTGTTAAAGAAGTCGTTATGGGTGATGTTGATAGTATATTTATGGTCATGGAGTACATGGAACATGATCTCAAGGGGTTAATGGAGACAAGGAAGCGTCCTTTCAGTACAAGTGAAGTCAAATGCCTGATGCTTCAGCTATTGGAGGGTGTCATTTATCTCCATGATAATTGGGTGCTTCATCGGGATTTGAAGACATCAAATCTTCTTTTAAACAACAAGGGAGAGCTAAAAATATGCGACTTTGGGTTGTCAAGACAGTATGGGAGCCCATTGAAGCCGTATACTCCTCTGGTTGTTACCATGTGGTACAGGTGAGCTGCATTCTAGTAATAAAAACATGCGACATGTATGGGAAATTGGGCCCTTCTTACTTCTTGAGGATGACAAGAAGCCAAGTGGCACCAATTATTGGTTAATGATACTTCGAAATTCATGAGCATCTATTATTCCACATCACTAAATATAGTGCTCTTTTTGGGAATTTCTATTTGCTTTAAAGATTGTATTTTCCAACATAACAGCCTAGAGAATCCCGCACTTGTATACTTTAAGCTTGATCTTCTTGGGAGTCTACTTGAGCACATAAAGATGGCTCAGTCACGCGATGATTCCTTTATGTACATTGTagttgccttttcttttcctttctcatgCACATCACATTGGTTTACTTCTGAACTTTGCGGTATATACTTGTGGTTGAGCCTTGGCAGTGTTTCCTGATGTGCAGGGCACCCGAACTTTTATTGGGAGCAAAACAGTACTCAACAGCAATTGATATGTGGTCAATAGGGTGTATTATGGCTGAAATGTTGGCCAATGAACCACTGTTCAAGGGAAATAGTGAAGTCAATCAGCTTGACAAGGTAGAAACTTTGACATAATAGGTCCTTTATCTTGTATTGTCAGACTCTTCATTCAGTCATTTCTTATTTGAAAACTGTGCTTTGCAGATTTTCAGGACTCTTGGCACACCCAGTGAGAAAATATGGCCTGGATTCTCTGAATTGCCTGGTTCGAAAGCGAACTTTGTTAAACAACCGTAAGTGTTCTGTAGTCATGGTATTCAATTTAGTGCTTGGGTGTGGCTCTTTTCAAGACATTatgttttttcattgtttgagtATGAGGTTTTTTCTTCAGGTATAATCTGTTGCGAAAGAAGTTTCCTGCCGCATCTTTTACTGGAACTACTGTTCTTTCTGAATCGGGGTTTGACCTACTGACCAGGCTTTTGACATATGACCCAGAGATGGTATATCTCATGAAGCTTGTGCTTTCCTAGTACGTCCTTGTTATCCGtatttagcaattttttttttctcatgcaGAGAATAACAGCGGATGAAGCCCTTGAACATGATTGGTTTCGTGAAGTTCCACTACCTACTTCTAAGGATTTCATGCCGACATTTCCCCCTATGCATACTATTGTCAGATGACTGCTTGCGGCCTGTTGGGATTATGGACGAAGAATTTAACCTGCAGTTGCTCCCTGgaacaatttgatttgtttgTGATGGATGTCTTTTTAAACCTCCTGCTTTGATTTTTAGGCATCTGGAAAGATTATCTCGCCGCAGGAGGAGTAACTGCAGGAATGCGTAATTGCATTTTCTGTCCTTGGCAGGAACCTAGATGAACCGTTGATGATAGTAACAGTGGGAAACTGCTCCGGTTCGAACAATTTACTACTATTACATCTTCACACCTCCCTTGAGTCTGCAAGGTGTGCTAGTTGGTTCcccacattttcttttcttctcttttggttGAACCATGACAGGTTCAAACTTGTGTAAATATGTGAATGTAATCGTCAAATTAAGTTTCGATGCAACCGTCTTTTTTTCTGATAAATGATGTTCACATCGTGATTTCTTGACATTATGTCTAGTAGAGCTCACTAACAGATGAAGAGATGCAAGCGATACTGGGTATTCGTGCCTACGAGGATCAAATCCCTTGAGGTATTGAATATGCAATGATCTAACAAAAGTTTTCGATTCCTTTTGCACGACGCATGCTTCTGTTGTTAGGCGGATTGCATTGAATTTCTTCTCTCGGTGTTTGTTAATCCATCTAACAGAAGTTGAGATGGCCATTTAGATTTCTTAGGGATGAGCAGAAGCCCTGAAATTCTATTTTCGTGTTACTTGTAAGGCAAAACTAATTTATGAGGCTTTGTATTCAATGATgatattttagcattttttccTTTGTGGCACAACTGATGGAGAGGGGGTCTATTCTATTTTTGAGTTGACTTCTTCCTATTAAGCTGTTGATTTCCATTATTTAGTTCCAttattttgtgtctccatgccTGTTCTTGTTCCTCTTTGCCTTAAAATTGGCCTCATGTAATCTCTGCTCATTTTACTGTTTTGTTGTTTTACCTGTTGTTGGAACCATCCAACTTcagaaaaaaaagggttgaagTTGTAAGTGCTTCACTTGAAAATTCCCTTCCCTCTCCTTTTAGTCGAGTTGTGACATCCCTCGTCTTGTATTTATCTTTTGAAggggcctctttttttttttttttgggtaaagaaaaagaaaaggggggggGTGCTCTTTTTGTACTCATGCTTCTAGAAGATCCACTGGATGGTGGGATTGGGAGTGCAGGGATGCTTCCATATGATGCCTTTGAGAGTGGAAAGATTTTTCTTTGGGATGTCTTCTTGTTTTTCCGTTAGTTTCTTTTTTGGCATGGTTTACAATATTCGTTTTTATTGCTGTGATGAAGGTAGTCAATTGGCCTGCAATTGATGGAGCAGTTTCATCTTTGACAGCACTAGTTGGATGGCCTGCTTCTTTTCTCAAGTCTGCGTTTATCAGGGGGTCTTAGTCTTTAATTCTGTTGGCAGTGCTTACTCCAATATACTTATATGTTATAGGATGGTGTTTCTGCCAGATGTCATTTCTGCTGCAaagatttttggaaagatcttATATTCACCTGTGTATTGTGTTCAACAATGACAGATGAATTTCGCTAGATCAACCTTTCCGGAACACCAGCCATGCAGTATGACTTCCATGTGAATTTTCCAATTCACCTGTCTTTTCTGCTCCATGTCATTTATCAATTTAGAACCACATTTTTCTTGCATATGATGATTCTCTTCATGTTAAGTCTATTGGGTTGTATTAACAGATGTATATGTTTAAGGAAGGCATCTTATGGAGCTGGTGCAGCTGCTGTAGTGCAAGGCGAGTgcttcaatttcaatttcatgtttcttttATTGATCTCATTATTTGTTAGCTAGCAATGTTTGTGTCATACTACACACGACAGATAGCAAGGAGAAGTGTAAATTTCTTTACTGGTAGTTTTTCTGGTACTTTTTCTCTCAGTCGGAACACGAACTGAGGGGGACTTGCCTGAGCTGTAGCGCAAGGCGAGTGCttcaatctcaatttcatgtttttcttattGGTCTCGTTATTTGCTAGCTAGCAATGTTTGTGTCATACTCTCACGCGACAGAGCAAGGAGAAGTGTAAATTCCTTTACAGTAGTTTTTCTGGTACTTTTTCCCAGACAGAACAAGAACTGAGGGAGACTTGTGCTTTGTTGAATTTGGTGAGTTAAGCTTGTTGGTGTCCAATAGTTGAGGCTGTCTGCATGATCTTGTGACCCAAGTTCTTTAGATTTTGACTAACCATCTTGTCGTGGAGCTTTTTTATTATTGGTATTGAACGTGTTTTTTGGGGCTGCCTGACCACACTTCAGATTTATGAAATCCGACTAAGCTTCGACTTTTACATGATGGACTACCGCTAATCTTGCAAGGGCCGCTGATAAATATGAAGCTTCATAAATGAGTAGCGCTCTACCAGTTCTCAATGGGCCTTGGCCATTGGTCCACTGGGAGCCTATGTGTCGGTGCGTTTATCGGAATGCATGGTAGGTGCTGAATACCAATAGTTGGCCTTCGGAGCCCCCAGCAAGGCTCGTTATGTTCCGACAGAAGCCAATTTTGGGTGATTCTTGAGCCCATTAGCTTATTTATGGCTATGAAAGGCCTATCGATGAGCCCAGATTAGTGCCGAAGTAACTTCTATGTCCGTTTCATCTGCTGGACTCAACGGACGGGCCTTGGAGGCTCAGATACAAGGAAATACTTGATGCTAGATTGGGGCTTGTTGTTTCGTTGGGCCGAGCCCTATGGGCCTTGTCTTAGGCCTTTTCATTGGTCCACGAGCTGAATATTATGCCTTTCGTGGACTGTAGCCGAAGGTCTATAGTTGGGCCCAAATTATGCCCAGTCAGGGCGGATAATTTCATTGATGGGTCCCCATGGGCCTTAACTAAGGCCATCTTGCTGGTCCAGAAGCGTAGTCCCTGCATATAGGGCTCTAAAAGGCCATTGTTGGGCCTTCATACACCCATTTTAGGTGCCCAATGTATGGCTAAGGCCACGTACACAGGCCCGATAATTTCATGGGCCGCCATAGGTCCATTGTTGGTTCCCAATGTATGGCTTAAGGGCAAATACACAGGCCCGACAATTTAATGGGCCGGGCCCAATGGTCTGACCGTATTACTTTGGGCGGCCCAAAGATGGTCGTAAATTAAGTCCATTGTGTTGTCTGTAAGGGCCTACAGGCAGGCCTGTTTATTTTTCTGGGCCACACTTCATGGGCTGGCCCATACT
Protein-coding sequences here:
- the LOC115749481 gene encoding cyclin-dependent kinase G-2 isoform X1, which gives rise to MATGKYHVSRRLDCYSSSRRDGRNTIRSTCRGEFSQSRGHEAKRNDGRKMVSKNRDKEHHLVEVQSGARLYQDGVRPTFEKKRKLSPILWDVEDTEMWISSKNRVVSAGTILSPPMATFTLSSNDESGGCVLNSSISLDQVHGSDLPMTDQSISLSGSGCKALALHQEPSEGGDQDGSMVEDGEFVHERNISMSRWASDSDSPRLICASDDEEMTLENRALVTKRSSPESGEFLPGGSDHRTSSAGSDEIGLAGGASVGDSEYSDQAVVMDVDHTYLGNADNNQDDTDDENNREHQEFEVSSLPARRSINMLDSCRSVFEYERLNKINEGTYGVVYRARDRKTGEIVALKKVKMNKQDSDGGFPLTSLREINILLSLNHPSVVGVKEVVMGDVDSIFMVMEYMEHDLKGLMETRKRPFSTSEVKCLMLQLLEGVIYLHDNWVLHRDLKTSNLLLNNKGELKICDFGLSRQYGSPLKPYTPLVVTMWYRAPELLLGAKQYSTAIDMWSIGCIMAEMLANEPLFKGNSEVNQLDKIFRTLGTPSEKIWPGFSELPGSKANFVKQPYNLLRKKFPAASFTGTTVLSESGFDLLTRLLTYDPEMRITADEALEHDWFREVPLPTSKDFMPTFPPMHTIVR
- the LOC115749481 gene encoding cyclin-dependent kinase G-2 isoform X2, whose amino-acid sequence is MVSKNRDKEHHLVEVQSGARLYQDGVRPTFEKKRKLSPILWDVEDTEMWISSKNRVVSAGTILSPPMATFTLSSNDESGGCVLNSSISLDQVHGSDLPMTDQSISLSGSGCKALALHQEPSEGGDQDGSMVEDGEFVHERNISMSRWASDSDSPRLICASDDEEMTLENRALVTKRSSPESGEFLPGGSDHRTSSAGSDEIGLAGGASVGDSEYSDQAVVMDVDHTYLGNADNNQDDTDDENNREHQEFEVSSLPARRSINMLDSCRSVFEYERLNKINEGTYGVVYRARDRKTGEIVALKKVKMNKQDSDGGFPLTSLREINILLSLNHPSVVGVKEVVMGDVDSIFMVMEYMEHDLKGLMETRKRPFSTSEVKCLMLQLLEGVIYLHDNWVLHRDLKTSNLLLNNKGELKICDFGLSRQYGSPLKPYTPLVVTMWYRAPELLLGAKQYSTAIDMWSIGCIMAEMLANEPLFKGNSEVNQLDKIFRTLGTPSEKIWPGFSELPGSKANFVKQPYNLLRKKFPAASFTGTTVLSESGFDLLTRLLTYDPEMRITADEALEHDWFREVPLPTSKDFMPTFPPMHTIVR
- the LOC115749574 gene encoding malate synthase, glyoxysomal, with amino-acid sequence MGLGSFTYQGPATNKANTESGFDVPEGVDIRGRYDAQFAKVLTRGALQFVADLQREFRARIKYAMECRRDAKQRYNAGALPGFDPATRYVRESEWTCALVPPAVADRRVEITGPVERKMIINALNSGAKVFMADFEDALSPSWENLMRGQVSLKDAVDGTITFHDEARNRVYKLNDQIAKLFVRPRGWHLPESHILIDGEPATGCLVDFGLYFFHNYASFRKTQGEGFGPFFYLPKMEHSREAKMWNCVFERAEKMAGIERGSIRATVLIETLPAVFQMDEILYELRDHSVGLNCGRWDYIFSYVKTFQAHPDRLLPDRFQVGMTQHFMRSYSDLLIRTCHRRGVHAMGGMAAQIPIRDDPAANEVALELVRKDKLREVRAGHDGTWAAHPGLIPTCVEVFKNQMGNAPHQIQSVKREDAANITDEDLLQRPRGVRTMEGLRLNTRVGIQYLAAWLTGTGSVPLYNLMEDAATAEISRVQNWQWLKYGVELDGDGVGVRASLDLFGRVVEEELARIEREVGKDKFRSGMYKEAGKIFTRQCTAPVLDDFLTLEAYNHIVVHHPRGSSRL